The genomic DNA GGAACGAGTATGTGGAGCGTTACCATAAATTAGGATACAAGCGTCCATTCGGCGCTCATCAGAGGTATTTTATATGGTCCGGTTTTCCGGAAAAGAAGCGGTTGGGTTGCATGTTGTTTTCAGCTGCAGCTTGGGCTTTGGCCGAACGAGACATTTGGATCGGCTGGAGCAAGGAAGAGCGCAGCCAACGCTTGCACCTGGTAGTAAACAACACGCGGTTTCTGATCTTCCCTTGGGTAAAGATAAAGAATTTGGCAAGTAAAGCGCTGTCGCTAGCTGCAAAACAAGTGCGTAGTGATTTTCAGGAACGGTATGGCTACGAGCCGGTTCTGCTGGAGACATTTGTAGATATAGAGCATTACAAAGGAACCTGTTATAGAGCTGCTAATTGGATATCAGTCGGTCTGACAGCAGGCAGGGGTAGAATGGACCGTT from Pelotomaculum isophthalicicum JI includes the following:
- a CDS encoding Druantia anti-phage system protein DruA — protein: MKHDENGAILICGRMFTTEELRDVIETVRLFPKLSRHELAKTICEGLSWNAPNGRYKIDACKQLLDRLEMQKEIVLPEKKKTQPHSREQVVPGQRTEPEPKIGGTVFEYEPIELESVRSKEGIRLWNEYVERYHKLGYKRPFGAHQRYFIWSGFPEKKRLGCMLFSAAAWALAERDIWIGWSKEERSQRLHLVVNNTRFLIFPWVKIKNLASKALSLAAKQVRSDFQERYGYEPVLLETFVDIEHYKGTCYRAANWISVGLTAGRGRMDR